From one Sardina pilchardus chromosome 6, fSarPil1.1, whole genome shotgun sequence genomic stretch:
- the zgc:136493 gene encoding glyoxylate/hydroxypyruvate reductase B gives MNLVSFSVPWLVRGSRCMSQLDMAKPCILATKLGSPGGIYQCYAPCIEKHFTIIPQEEFVQKRNSLADKIQAVFVWGGALKVGRDLLQSLPNLKVVVNGGVGVDHFDIPLINSFGVKVCNTPDVVDNATADIGMGLMLASARKILEGHNFSVSHDTEDLPESSMGTDVSGATLGIIGMGRIGYKVAKRASAFDMKILYHNRNRRPEQEERAVGATYCAKMEDLLRGADFVMVVVNLSPQTQKLIGEKELAMMKPTATLVNISRGLVVDQDALVDALQKKAIAAAALDVTYPEPLPRGHPLLSFPNVIVLPHIGTHTRETSGVMVERMVTNALAALSGGLPPDEVKV, from the exons ATGAATCTCGTGTCTTTCAGTGTTCCTTGGCTGGTTAGAGGCTCGCGTTGCATGTCACAGTTG GATATGGCGAAACCATGCATATTAGCCACCAAGCTGGGTTCACCAGGAGGAATATACCAGTGTTATGCACCTTGCATTGAGAAGCACTTCACGATAATTCCCCAAGAGGAATTTGTTCAGAAGAGAAACAGCCTCGCTGACAAGATCCaagcagtgtttgtgtggggaGGTGCTCTGAAAGTTGGCCGTGATCTCTTACAATCACTGCCCAATCTCAAGGTGGTAGTGAATGGTGGAGTAGGTGTTGACCATTTTGATATACCACTGATAAACAGCTTTGGGGTAAAAGTTTGTAACACCCCTGACGTTGTAGACAATGCCACCGCAGATATTGGCATGGGATTGATGCTGGCATCTGCAAGAAAAATTCTGGAGG GCCATAACTTTTCAGTTTCCCATGACACTGAGGATTTGCCAGAAAGTTCAATGGGCACAGATGTCAGTGGTGCCACACTGGGGATCATCGGAATGGGTCGAATTGGATACAAGGTGGCCAAAAGAGCGTCTGCATTTGATATGAAAATCCTGTATCACAACCGAAACCGGAG GCCAGAGCAAGAGGAACGGGCAGTAGGGGCCACATACTGTGCCAAGATGGAGGACCTCCTGAGGGGCGCAGACTTTGTCATGGTGGTGGTGAATTTGTCCCCGCAGACACAGAAGCTGATTGGAGAGAAAGAGTTGGCTATGATGAAGCCCACAGCCACCCTGGTCAACATAAGCCGAG GATTGGTTGTTGACCAGGATGCGCTCGTGGATGCGCTTCAGAAAAAAGCtatcgctgctgctgctcttgatGTCACATACCCAGAGCCACTACCCAG AGGCCACCCACTTCTGTCCTTCCCCAACGTGATTGTGCTGCCTCACATTGGCACTCACACCAGGGAGACGTCGGGAGTTATGGTGGAGAGGATGGTTACAAACGCTCTGGCGGCTCTTAGTGGTGGCTTGCCTCCAGATGAAGTGAAAGTGTAG
- the pard6ga gene encoding par-6 family cell polarity regulator gamma a, with the protein MNRSKSQSLRSFSIVEVKSKYGAEFRRFSLDRSKPGKFDQFHKLILQLHRLANTPVLIAYADVQGDFLPINNDDNFGKAVSTAQTLLRIFVQRPEEVDQGSFCSNTVSRRKKQAAALLSDTHRRKVAVHIGLPQDFRPVSSIIDVDILPETHRRVRLYRQGSQKPLGFYIRDGATVKVTPHGLQKVPGVFISRMVPGGLAESTGLLAINDQVLEVNGIEVAGKTLDQVTDMMIANSHNLIITVKPVNQRNNITRNSFSMSGCTEMCVDGPDGTLYPGLPVLLANQSWTGEGLESDDDVDVVIERHMNKPPPRHSGTPSFYPRPPTPPRMRAHGRARSPGAHRRPHSMFVTPSSHRSQPCLNVPTSPSDLLSASLCHNLTLQQQYRSSPTVRASSASLHSSMLRTLRTEPLHSLAAAQGGMEEDGTVIIL; encoded by the exons ATGAATCGGAGTAAATCGCAGTCTTTGCGCAGCTTTTCAATAGTCGAAGTGAAAAGCAAA TATGGAGCAGAGTTCCGGAGGTTTTCCCTTGATCGGTCCAAACCAGGAAAGTTTGATCAGTTTCACAAGCTTATTCTTCAGCTGCACCGACTGGCCAATACCCCAGTGCTGATTGCGTATGCAGATGTCCAAGGGGACTTCCTTCCGATCAACAATGATGATAATTTCGGCAAGGCTGTGTCTACTGCACAGACACTTCTTCGCATCTTTGTCCAAAGACCAG AGGAGGTAGATCAGGGGAGTTTCTGCAGCAACACTGTGTCACGGCGGAAGAAGCAAGCTGCGGCCCTGCTCTCTGATACACATCGCCGGAAAGTAGCAGTCCACATCGGCCTGCCGCAGGACTTTCGCCCCGTGTCGTCCATCATTGACGTCGACATCTTACCGGAAACTCACCGCAGGGTGCGTCTCTACCGGCAGGGCTCCCAGAAACCTTTGGGCTTCTACATCAGGGATGGCGCCACAGTGAAGGTGACCCCCCATGGCCTACAGAAGGTCCCGGGGGTCTTCATCTCTCGCATGGTTCCAGGAGGGTTGGCAGAAAGCACAGGGCTGCTGGCCATCAACGACCAAGTGCTGGAGGTGAATGGGATTGAGGTGGCTGGTAAGACCTTGGATCAGGTGACCGACATGATGATCGCCAATAGTCACAATCTCATCATCACAGTGAAACCAGTGAACCAGCGCAACAATATCACACGCAACAGCTTCAGCATGTCGGGCTGTACTGAAATGTGTGTCGATGGACCGGACGGAACTCTGTACCCCGGCCTGCCGGTCCTACTGGCCAACCAAAGCTGGACGGGGGAGGGGTTGGAGAGCGACGACGACGTGGACGTGGTGATCGAGAGGCACATGAACAAACCGCCGCCTCGCCACTCGGGCACCCCGTCCTTTTACCCGCGCCCGCCGACGCCTCCGCGCATGCGCGCTCACGGCCGTGCGAGGTCTCCCGGTGCCCACCGCCGCCCGCATTCCATGTTCGTCACGCCGTCGTCGCACCGCTCGCAGCCCTGCCTGAACGTGCCCACCAGCCCCAGTGACCTACTGAGCGCCAGCCTGTGCCACAATCTCACGCTCCAGCAGCAGTACCGCAGTAGCCCCACCGTCCGCGCGAGCAGCGCCAGCTTGCACAGCAGCATGCTCCGCACACTACGGACCGAGCCTCTCCACAGCCTGGCCGCGGCCCAGGGAGGCATGGAAGAGGACGGCACTGTGATCATTCTCTAA